From a region of the Thalassospira sp. TSL5-1 genome:
- a CDS encoding (Fe-S)-binding protein, which produces MSFAPSSASSASSPSSKPRVGLFVTCLVDMFRPTVGFSAVKLLEEAGCVVDVPMEQVCCGQPAFNSGDLESARKVARPLIAMFENHDYVVAPSGSCAGMMIKHFPELFANDPELAEPVRALAGKTWELVSFLTDVMKLDGVAAAFEGSITYHDSCSGLRELKVKEQPRKLLRTVKGLEIKELQEPETCCGFGGTFCVKYPEISGKMVGDKTTDIKNSGADMLVAGDMGCLLNMAGKLRREGSDMEVRHVAEVLADMTMAAPGIAGSEKG; this is translated from the coding sequence ATGTCTTTTGCGCCATCATCGGCATCTTCTGCATCGTCACCATCATCCAAACCCCGGGTCGGTTTGTTTGTGACCTGTCTGGTTGACATGTTTCGCCCGACTGTCGGCTTTTCAGCGGTTAAGTTGCTCGAAGAAGCAGGCTGCGTTGTCGATGTGCCGATGGAGCAGGTGTGTTGTGGTCAGCCAGCCTTTAATTCCGGCGATCTGGAATCGGCGCGCAAGGTGGCAAGGCCCCTGATTGCAATGTTTGAAAACCACGATTACGTGGTTGCCCCCAGTGGCTCCTGTGCGGGCATGATGATCAAGCATTTTCCCGAACTGTTTGCCAATGACCCGGAACTGGCCGAACCGGTCAGGGCGCTGGCAGGGAAAACCTGGGAACTGGTTTCGTTTTTAACCGATGTCATGAAACTTGACGGCGTTGCCGCCGCCTTTGAGGGCAGCATTACCTATCATGACAGTTGTTCGGGTTTGCGGGAGCTGAAGGTCAAGGAACAGCCACGCAAATTGCTGCGTACTGTTAAGGGACTTGAGATTAAGGAATTGCAGGAACCCGAAACCTGCTGCGGGTTTGGTGGAACATTCTGTGTCAAATACCCGGAAATTTCCGGCAAAATGGTTGGCGATAAAACCACGGATATTAAAAACAGCGGTGCCGACATGCTGGTGGCGGGCGATATGGGGTGCCTTTTGAATATGGCAGGCAAGCTGCGCCGCGAGGGATCGGACATGGAAGTGCGCCATGTTGCCGAGGTCCTGGCCGATATGACAATGGCTGCCCCGGGCATTGCCGGTTCGGAGAAGGGCTAA
- a CDS encoding LutB/LldF family L-lactate oxidation iron-sulfur protein, with protein sequence MEQSTSPKFKQNAHHALQDASLQRALGRLKTGFKDKRTAAIANMPEFEKLRDTARDIKNHTLANLDHYLTAFEANVIANGGHVHWCADAEEARQTVLKICQDKKAKSVLKGKSMISEEIGLNAFLEKQDLKVVETDLGEYIIQLRKEPPSHIIAPAIHVHKEQVADSFRETHKGRDINRPLDEPRDLLDEAREVMREHFFAADVGITGANFLIAETGTSVIVTNEGNGDLTQTLSKVHIAIASLEKVVPTLEDASSILRVLARSATGQEMSSYTTFSTGPKRDGDLDGPEEYHVILLDNGRSNMLGTEFQEMLRCIRCAACMNHCPVYGAVGGHAYGWVYPGPMGSVLTPSLIGVDEAGHLPNASTFCGKCEEVCPMRIPLPKMMRHWREREFEKHLGPQSMRFGIRLWAWFASRPALYGKATGLAARILKSIGGRKQKIAKLPLASGWTDIRDLPAPQGKTFKQLWAEQQAAKKA encoded by the coding sequence ATGGAACAGTCAACCTCGCCGAAATTCAAGCAAAATGCCCATCACGCCTTGCAGGATGCCAGCCTGCAACGGGCCCTTGGCCGCCTTAAAACCGGTTTTAAGGATAAGCGCACGGCCGCTATTGCCAATATGCCGGAATTTGAAAAACTTCGCGATACTGCGCGTGATATCAAAAATCATACCCTGGCCAATCTGGACCATTATCTGACGGCCTTTGAAGCCAATGTTATCGCCAATGGTGGGCATGTGCACTGGTGTGCCGATGCCGAGGAAGCCCGGCAAACGGTTTTGAAAATTTGCCAGGATAAAAAGGCCAAATCGGTGCTGAAGGGCAAATCGATGATTTCGGAAGAAATCGGCCTGAATGCCTTTTTGGAAAAGCAGGATTTGAAGGTCGTTGAAACCGATCTTGGCGAATATATCATTCAATTGCGCAAAGAACCGCCCAGCCACATTATTGCCCCGGCAATTCATGTTCACAAGGAACAGGTGGCCGACAGTTTCCGTGAAACCCACAAGGGGCGCGATATTAACCGCCCGCTGGATGAACCGCGTGATCTGCTTGATGAAGCCCGCGAAGTCATGCGCGAGCATTTCTTTGCCGCCGATGTCGGTATTACCGGCGCCAATTTCCTGATTGCGGAAACGGGAACCTCGGTGATTGTGACCAATGAAGGCAATGGCGATCTGACCCAGACCCTCTCGAAGGTGCATATTGCCATTGCCAGCCTGGAAAAAGTGGTGCCAACGCTGGAGGATGCCTCCAGCATTTTGCGGGTTCTGGCGCGGTCGGCAACCGGGCAGGAAATGTCGTCTTACACGACATTCTCAACCGGGCCAAAGCGCGATGGCGACCTGGATGGGCCGGAAGAATATCATGTTATTTTGCTTGATAATGGCCGGTCCAACATGCTGGGCACCGAATTTCAGGAAATGCTGCGCTGTATTCGTTGTGCAGCCTGTATGAATCATTGCCCGGTTTACGGGGCGGTGGGGGGCCATGCCTATGGTTGGGTTTATCCGGGGCCGATGGGTTCGGTTTTGACACCATCCCTGATTGGCGTGGACGAAGCCGGGCATTTGCCCAATGCCTCGACCTTTTGCGGGAAATGCGAGGAAGTCTGTCCGATGCGCATTCCCCTGCCAAAAATGATGCGTCATTGGCGCGAACGCGAATTTGAAAAGCATTTGGGCCCGCAATCGATGCGGTTTGGCATTCGTTTATGGGCCTGGTTTGCCAGCCGACCGGCGCTTTATGGCAAGGCAACGGGTTTGGCGGCGCGGATTTTAAAATCAATCGGCGGACGCAAGCAAAAGATTGCCAAATTGCCATTGGCCAGCGGCTGGACCGATATTCGTGATTTGCCAGCACCACAGGGCAAAACCTTCAAACAGCTTTGGGCGGAACAGCAAGCCGCAAAAAAAGCCTGA
- a CDS encoding lactate utilization protein, whose product MNQSSSSSRSAILGRIRKNLGRDSGPQDAPAEVVARLANPPRNIIPARAQIDHDAQLDLFVSMAEGVAASVTRLENMDAVPAEVSRYLAEHNQPAVVRLAPDAAITGLDWAKTTLETSSGVAGPHDMVSVTPAFAGVAETGSLMLRSGPDQPYTLNMLPDTHIVVVKTSQIVGTYEEVWSLQRQNQGRGTMPRTFLWVTGPSRTGDIEQTLQLGAHGPRRLHIVLVNDET is encoded by the coding sequence ATGAACCAATCTTCCTCCTCATCACGCAGTGCCATTTTGGGCCGCATTCGCAAAAATCTGGGTCGTGATTCCGGCCCGCAGGATGCCCCGGCCGAAGTTGTCGCGAGGCTTGCTAACCCGCCGCGCAATATTATCCCTGCGCGCGCACAAATTGACCATGACGCACAGCTTGATCTTTTCGTTTCGATGGCCGAGGGCGTGGCCGCCAGCGTAACCCGGCTTGAAAATATGGATGCCGTCCCTGCCGAGGTATCGCGCTATCTGGCTGAACATAATCAGCCTGCGGTGGTGCGTCTGGCGCCGGATGCCGCAATTACCGGTCTGGATTGGGCCAAAACCACGCTTGAAACCTCAAGCGGTGTTGCAGGGCCGCACGATATGGTCAGTGTGACACCGGCCTTTGCCGGGGTGGCGGAAACCGGCAGTTTGATGCTGCGTTCCGGCCCGGATCAGCCCTATACGCTGAATATGTTGCCCGATACCCATATTGTGGTGGTGAAAACCAGCCAGATTGTCGGCACTTATGAAGAAGTCTGGAGCCTGCAACGTCAGAATCAGGGCCGTGGCACCATGCCCCGCACTTTTTTGTGGGTGACAGGCCCGTCGCGGACCGGGGATATTGAACAAACCCTGCAATTGGGCGCGCATGGACCGCGTCGATTGCATATTGTTCTGGTCAATGACGAGACCTGA
- a CDS encoding Smr/MutS family protein — protein MTDRKNHRRRRNVTESEKALWEAFTRDVVPLRARRKALRDQEGDDLEDELAKMANQPASDTAIPPTASLGDELARSEANRLARNLPSAREANRIPGPKNSGLQDIKTGNTAGIDRSTADRFKKGRMPIEGRIDLHGMTQEVAHHALNSFIEAAWRSDKRCVLVITGKGSRADEYGRTGLLRQRLPQWLSAPRLRPHILAVSQAQIGHGGAGAFYVLLKRRRV, from the coding sequence ATGACAGATCGTAAGAACCATCGCCGACGCCGAAATGTAACAGAATCGGAGAAAGCCCTGTGGGAGGCTTTTACCCGTGATGTTGTGCCTTTGCGCGCGCGCCGCAAAGCATTGCGCGATCAGGAAGGCGATGATCTGGAAGATGAACTGGCGAAGATGGCCAATCAGCCGGCAAGTGATACGGCGATCCCGCCGACTGCTTCATTGGGTGACGAGCTTGCCCGGTCCGAAGCCAACCGGCTGGCACGAAACCTGCCGTCCGCGCGTGAGGCCAACCGTATCCCGGGGCCGAAAAATTCCGGTCTTCAGGACATTAAAACTGGAAATACGGCCGGTATTGACCGTTCGACGGCGGATCGGTTTAAAAAGGGACGCATGCCCATTGAAGGGCGTATTGACCTGCATGGCATGACCCAGGAAGTGGCTCATCACGCCTTGAACAGCTTTATCGAAGCCGCCTGGCGCAGTGATAAACGGTGTGTACTGGTGATTACCGGCAAGGGCAGCAGGGCCGATGAATATGGTCGTACCGGTCTTTTGCGCCAGCGATTGCCGCAATGGCTTAGTGCGCCACGGTTACGACCGCATATTTTGGCGGTTAGTCAGGCGCAAATTGGTCATGGTGGGGCCGGGGCCTTTTATGTTTTGTTGAAACGGAGACGTGTGTGA
- a CDS encoding helix-turn-helix domain-containing protein, giving the protein MTPFGNRIRELRTRQNVTLTEMANALQLSPAYLSALEHGHRGRPSPGLVQQICGYFNLIWDEVDEIKRLAQLSHPKVTVDTAGLEPEATELANLLAERIAGLSDDQLARMLMIIREYRE; this is encoded by the coding sequence GTGACACCTTTTGGCAATCGCATTCGCGAATTGCGAACGCGCCAGAATGTAACGCTGACGGAAATGGCAAATGCGCTGCAATTGTCACCTGCCTATCTTTCGGCGCTGGAGCACGGGCATCGTGGCCGGCCCAGCCCTGGTCTGGTGCAACAGATTTGCGGGTATTTTAATTTGATCTGGGATGAGGTGGACGAGATTAAACGCCTTGCCCAGTTGTCTCATCCAAAAGTTACTGTCGATACCGCGGGGCTTGAGCCTGAAGCCACTGAATTGGCCAATTTGCTGGCGGAACGTATTGCCGGGTTAAGTGATGACCAGCTTGCCCGTATGCTTATGATCATTCGGGAATATCGGGAATAA
- a CDS encoding methyl-accepting chemotaxis protein, with translation MFSDIRIGSKLAISLVPPVIALVVLSLFVIGARYQEMDQLSKIRGLASLAGEIGETVHELQKERGASAGFIGSGGKEFGPQLKEQRNLSDQKIKALNDALSVFDMDRYDSALQSKITAFAQQIDQIGKTRIAVDDLDLKVPDVVTFYTDIIADMLATVNTAAQISDDSEMLRFIASYNDFMQAKERAGLERATGAVGFGSGKFEPALYRRFLELITLQGGYLSVFKEFANPDLINFYNQTMADPVVQKVADLRTIALNYPVTGTTNNISGSDWFATITQKINLYKTVEDYIASQLVLRADDKFDIAQTFFYATLVGLFIVVALACGLVFAVGRSVTTPIRDMTSSMTALAGGNFSQSIAGQDRGDEVGDMARSVEFFRLNLEENRNIVRQREAEQAARDAHAERIEKLTNAFRRNVDRLLDGVAQASDDLQGTSMTMNDAVLQSRDRAVEVASNAEEASGNVSTVSAATEELANSILEISRQIEAASNAASEAARDARDADGIANTLREATGRIGEVIGLIGDIASQTNLLALNATIEAARAGEAGKGFAVVAGEVKNLASQTSKATDEISGHISSLQAATEQAIGAFDRIGARIEELDTTSASLSAAVNEQQAATSEIAVNVERAASGTGEVSRNIADVSAATEQADQAVQNLMKACESVTGVSTELRAVIEDFLKSVAEDKAV, from the coding sequence ATGTTTAGTGACATTCGGATCGGATCAAAATTGGCAATTTCACTGGTGCCGCCTGTTATTGCACTGGTCGTTTTGTCATTGTTTGTGATTGGTGCGCGTTATCAGGAAATGGACCAGTTAAGCAAGATTCGCGGTCTTGCTTCGTTGGCTGGGGAAATTGGGGAAACGGTTCATGAACTGCAAAAAGAACGCGGTGCATCAGCCGGTTTTATCGGTTCGGGCGGTAAGGAATTCGGCCCGCAGCTTAAAGAACAGCGCAATCTTTCGGATCAGAAAATCAAAGCCTTGAATGATGCGCTTTCCGTGTTTGACATGGATCGTTACGATTCGGCACTTCAATCAAAGATCACGGCTTTTGCCCAGCAGATTGACCAGATTGGTAAAACGCGCATTGCAGTTGATGATCTTGATCTCAAGGTACCCGATGTCGTCACCTTTTATACCGATATCATAGCAGACATGTTGGCGACGGTTAATACGGCTGCACAGATTAGTGATGATTCCGAAATGCTGCGTTTTATTGCGTCTTACAATGATTTCATGCAGGCGAAGGAACGTGCAGGGTTGGAACGTGCTACCGGTGCGGTCGGCTTTGGCAGTGGCAAATTTGAACCGGCTTTGTATCGTCGCTTTTTAGAACTGATCACCTTGCAAGGCGGTTATCTTTCAGTTTTCAAGGAATTTGCCAATCCGGATCTGATCAATTTTTATAATCAGACGATGGCCGATCCGGTGGTTCAAAAGGTTGCCGATTTGCGGACGATCGCACTGAATTATCCCGTAACAGGTACGACAAATAACATTTCCGGGTCTGACTGGTTTGCCACAATTACCCAGAAGATTAATCTTTATAAGACAGTAGAAGACTATATCGCCAGCCAACTCGTGCTTCGGGCCGATGACAAGTTTGATATTGCGCAAACCTTTTTTTATGCAACGCTGGTGGGTCTTTTTATTGTTGTCGCGCTGGCTTGCGGATTGGTTTTTGCTGTTGGACGCAGCGTTACAACTCCGATCCGGGATATGACGTCATCCATGACGGCGCTGGCTGGAGGTAATTTTAGCCAGAGTATCGCAGGTCAGGACCGGGGGGACGAAGTGGGTGATATGGCCCGTTCGGTCGAATTCTTCAGGCTGAATCTGGAAGAAAATCGCAATATCGTTCGTCAACGCGAAGCTGAACAGGCCGCTCGGGATGCGCATGCCGAACGCATTGAAAAACTGACCAACGCTTTTCGGCGCAATGTCGATCGTTTGCTCGACGGTGTGGCACAGGCAAGTGATGATTTGCAGGGCACATCGATGACAATGAATGATGCCGTTTTACAAAGCCGTGACCGAGCTGTTGAGGTCGCCAGCAATGCCGAGGAAGCCTCAGGCAATGTGTCCACGGTTTCTGCAGCCACCGAGGAACTGGCAAATTCAATCCTTGAGATTTCCCGTCAGATTGAAGCTGCCTCCAATGCCGCGTCTGAAGCGGCCAGGGATGCCCGTGATGCGGATGGTATTGCCAATACGCTCAGGGAGGCGACAGGTCGCATTGGTGAAGTGATTGGTTTGATTGGGGATATTGCCAGTCAGACGAACCTGCTAGCATTGAATGCAACAATTGAGGCGGCCCGTGCGGGCGAGGCGGGAAAGGGTTTTGCCGTGGTTGCAGGCGAAGTTAAAAATCTTGCCAGCCAGACGTCAAAAGCAACGGATGAAATCAGCGGTCATATCAGTAGCTTGCAAGCTGCGACCGAACAGGCTATCGGCGCGTTTGATCGTATTGGGGCACGGATTGAGGAACTTGATACCACCTCTGCCTCGCTGTCGGCAGCGGTTAACGAGCAACAGGCGGCCACATCGGAAATTGCCGTGAATGTTGAACGTGCCGCAAGTGGCACGGGTGAAGTCTCGCGCAATATTGCCGATGTCAGTGCCGCCACCGAACAGGCCGATCAGGCAGTACAGAACCTGATGAAGGCCTGTGAAAGTGTAACAGGTGTATCGACCGAACTGCGCGCCGTGATTGAGGATTTTCTTAAATCGGTTGCGGAAGACAAGGCCGTTTGA
- the rho gene encoding transcription termination factor Rho encodes MHLQELKLKSPTELLALSEELEIENASTLRKQELMFAILKQLAENDHAIYGEGVLEVLPDGFGFLRSPEANYLAGPDDIYVSPSQVRRFGLRTGDTVEGQIRSPKEGERYFALLKVDKVNFDAPEKVRHRINFDNLTPLYPDQPLKMERHLDQEGNKDITNRVIELVSPLGKGQRALIVAPPRTGKTVMLQNIAHAIEENHPEAYLIVLLIDERPEEVTDMDRSVKGEVISSTFDEPAQRHVQVTEMVLEKAKRLVEHKHDVVILLDSITRLARAYNTVVPSSGKVLTGGVDANALQRPKRFFGAARNIEEGGSLTIIATALIDTGSRMDEVIFEEFKGTGNSELILDRKLADKRIFPAIDILKSGTRKEELLVGKSELSKMWVLRRILNPMGPQDAMEFLLGKLKTTKNNDDFFDSMNG; translated from the coding sequence ATGCATCTCCAGGAACTGAAACTTAAATCTCCGACCGAGCTTTTGGCCCTGTCTGAGGAACTCGAAATTGAAAACGCCAGCACCTTGCGCAAGCAGGAGCTGATGTTTGCCATTCTCAAGCAGCTTGCAGAAAACGACCATGCCATTTATGGCGAAGGTGTTCTGGAAGTGCTGCCGGACGGTTTCGGCTTTTTGCGCAGCCCGGAAGCCAACTACCTGGCGGGCCCGGATGATATTTATGTCTCGCCAAGCCAGGTGCGTCGCTTTGGCCTGCGGACCGGCGATACGGTGGAAGGGCAAATTCGCTCCCCCAAGGAAGGGGAACGTTATTTTGCACTGTTAAAGGTCGACAAGGTTAATTTTGATGCACCGGAAAAGGTGCGTCACCGCATTAACTTTGACAATCTGACCCCGCTTTATCCTGACCAGCCGCTGAAGATGGAACGCCATCTGGACCAGGAAGGCAACAAGGACATCACCAACCGGGTGATCGAACTTGTGTCGCCGCTGGGTAAAGGTCAGCGTGCCCTGATCGTGGCGCCGCCGCGCACCGGTAAAACCGTGATGCTGCAAAATATTGCGCATGCGATCGAGGAAAACCATCCGGAAGCCTATCTGATCGTTCTGCTGATTGACGAACGCCCGGAAGAAGTGACCGACATGGATCGTTCGGTGAAGGGCGAAGTGATCAGCTCGACCTTTGACGAACCGGCACAGCGTCACGTCCAGGTCACTGAAATGGTGCTGGAAAAGGCCAAACGCCTGGTTGAACACAAGCATGATGTTGTCATCCTGCTCGATTCGATCACCCGTCTGGCGCGCGCATACAATACCGTTGTCCCTAGCTCTGGCAAGGTTTTGACCGGTGGTGTCGATGCAAATGCCTTGCAGCGTCCGAAGCGTTTCTTTGGTGCTGCGCGTAATATCGAAGAGGGCGGGTCGCTGACCATCATTGCAACCGCGCTGATCGATACCGGTTCACGCATGGATGAAGTCATCTTTGAAGAATTCAAAGGTACGGGTAACTCCGAACTTATCCTGGATCGTAAACTGGCTGACAAACGTATCTTCCCGGCGATCGATATTCTTAAATCGGGCACCCGTAAGGAAGAATTGCTGGTGGGTAAAAGCGAGCTTTCGAAAATGTGGGTGCTGCGCCGTATCCTCAATCCGATGGGGCCGCAGGACGCGATGGAATTCCTGCTGGGCAAGCTCAAGACCACCAAAAACAACGACGATTTCTTCGATTCCATGAATGGCTGA
- a CDS encoding GNAT family N-acetyltransferase: MKITLPSKPVQTSRLLLRPFMARDFEQYAAYHTLPSVYRYLYSVPPAGAALQDQFSAVLNASFEGESDVFRLAVIRQDDDALIGEVLLKIASISALQAEIGYIFNPDFEGYGYATEAVSAMIDLGFDHFGFHRIFARLDPQNVGSVGIVERLGLRCEAHLIENDRFNGVWGDEYIYAVRAIEWQARRLVRAR, from the coding sequence ATGAAAATTACGCTTCCTTCAAAGCCGGTTCAAACAAGTCGCCTCTTGCTCCGTCCTTTTATGGCACGTGATTTTGAGCAATATGCTGCCTATCATACCCTGCCATCGGTCTATCGTTACCTTTATTCAGTGCCTCCGGCAGGTGCTGCGTTGCAGGATCAATTTTCCGCAGTTCTGAACGCATCATTTGAAGGTGAAAGTGATGTGTTTCGACTGGCGGTGATTCGTCAGGATGATGATGCCCTGATCGGCGAGGTCTTGCTGAAAATCGCCAGTATCAGCGCCCTTCAGGCTGAAATCGGTTATATTTTCAACCCGGATTTTGAAGGCTATGGTTATGCGACCGAGGCAGTCTCGGCGATGATTGATCTTGGGTTTGATCATTTTGGCTTTCACCGCATCTTTGCCCGCCTTGACCCGCAAAATGTTGGATCGGTTGGGATCGTTGAACGGCTGGGTTTGCGGTGCGAGGCGCATTTGATTGAAAATGACCGCTTTAACGGCGTATGGGGCGATGAATATATTTATGCGGTTCGCGCGATCGAATGGCAGGCACGTCGTCTTGTCCGCGCGCGATAG
- a CDS encoding HD domain-containing protein, whose amino-acid sequence MQLLLKSVDFAARAHRDQRRKGPAQEPYINHPVEVARLIVECQPDTPEDVLCAAILHDVIEDCGATHAEIAACFNENIANIVLEVSDDKALPRDERKAKQIEMAPQLSESAKLVRLADKIANVGAMLTDTPIGWDRAQILGYVDWAEAVVAPCRVVSESLSDRFDAISRDVRAWHDSEMQVAEG is encoded by the coding sequence ATGCAGCTTCTTTTAAAATCCGTCGATTTCGCCGCCCGTGCCCATCGTGATCAGCGCCGCAAAGGCCCGGCACAGGAACCCTATATCAACCACCCGGTTGAGGTTGCCCGCCTGATTGTTGAATGCCAGCCCGACACACCGGAAGATGTGTTATGTGCCGCCATTTTGCATGATGTAATCGAGGATTGTGGGGCCACCCACGCGGAAATAGCGGCCTGTTTTAACGAAAATATCGCCAATATCGTCCTGGAAGTCAGCGATGACAAGGCACTGCCGCGAGACGAGCGCAAAGCCAAACAGATCGAAATGGCACCGCAGTTAAGCGAGAGTGCAAAGCTGGTCCGCCTGGCCGATAAAATTGCCAATGTTGGTGCCATGCTGACCGATACGCCGATTGGCTGGGATCGTGCGCAGATTTTAGGATATGTTGACTGGGCCGAGGCCGTTGTTGCGCCATGCCGGGTTGTTAGCGAAAGCCTGAGCGATCGCTTTGATGCCATTTCGCGTGATGTCAGGGCGTGGCATGACAGCGAAATGCAGGTGGCGGAAGGCTGA
- a CDS encoding methylated-DNA--[protein]-cysteine S-methyltransferase, whose protein sequence is MPQISINSPVGALTIFEFDDQIVSLDWGFVEEMETSPVLDEAKAQINAYFAKKLHRFDLPLAPGGTAFQAAVWAAIRDIPLGQTATYQELARAAGSPKGFRAVGMACGKNPIPILIPCHRVLATGGKPGGYSGDGGLETKEMLLKLEGIDLYHPVKDQRQDTFNL, encoded by the coding sequence ATGCCCCAAATTTCAATCAACAGCCCAGTTGGTGCGCTGACCATTTTTGAATTTGACGACCAGATTGTCTCGCTGGACTGGGGTTTTGTCGAAGAAATGGAAACCAGCCCCGTGCTAGACGAGGCCAAGGCGCAGATCAACGCCTATTTTGCCAAAAAACTGCACCGGTTTGACCTGCCCCTCGCGCCGGGCGGTACCGCATTTCAGGCTGCCGTATGGGCCGCAATCCGCGACATTCCGCTGGGACAAACAGCGACATATCAGGAACTGGCCCGTGCTGCCGGGTCCCCCAAGGGATTTCGGGCCGTTGGTATGGCATGCGGCAAAAACCCGATTCCCATCCTGATCCCCTGCCATCGTGTGCTGGCAACCGGCGGCAAACCTGGCGGATATTCCGGCGATGGCGGGCTGGAAACCAAGGAAATGCTGCTAAAGCTCGAAGGAATTGATCTTTACCACCCGGTAAAAGACCAAAGGCAGGATACCTTTAATCTATAA
- a CDS encoding NADPH-dependent F420 reductase gives MKIGIIGAGYVGRAVAKHAIKSGHQVMICNSRSVNTLSNLAAELGCTPGTREDAIEFGDVVVIAIPYHAYPSLPARALANKVVIDTGNYAPERDGRIEALDQKQATTTGLLAAHLSTAGNTVRIAKAFNAIKMSDFEMDGKPARTPGRRALPIAANDPLARDIAIQLTEEFGFDALDTGSLEESWRFERGTPAYCVPMTLPELKTVLDKTDRDTLHPGGVKLP, from the coding sequence ATGAAAATCGGGATCATTGGTGCGGGCTATGTCGGCCGTGCCGTGGCAAAGCACGCGATAAAATCGGGCCATCAGGTCATGATCTGCAATTCGCGCTCTGTTAATACGCTTTCAAACCTGGCAGCAGAGCTTGGTTGCACCCCTGGCACGCGCGAGGATGCCATTGAATTTGGCGATGTCGTGGTCATTGCCATTCCCTATCATGCCTACCCGTCTCTCCCGGCACGCGCGCTGGCGAACAAAGTTGTGATAGATACCGGTAATTACGCCCCGGAACGCGATGGCAGAATTGAAGCACTTGACCAAAAACAGGCAACTACCACGGGCCTTCTTGCCGCCCATCTCAGCACAGCTGGCAACACTGTGCGCATCGCCAAGGCGTTTAACGCCATTAAAATGTCCGACTTTGAAATGGATGGCAAACCGGCCCGCACACCAGGCCGCCGGGCCCTTCCAATTGCGGCAAATGATCCCCTTGCCCGCGACATCGCCATTCAACTGACAGAAGAATTTGGCTTTGATGCGCTTGATACCGGCAGTCTTGAGGAAAGCTGGCGATTTGAACGCGGTACACCGGCTTATTGCGTGCCAATGACCCTGCCAGAACTAAAAACCGTATTGGACAAGACCGATCGCGATACACTCCATCCAGGGGGCGTCAAGCTGCCGTGA
- a CDS encoding LysR family transcriptional regulator — protein MDRLTSMAVFVRVVELGSFAAAAKDLGLSPQMVAKHVVHLENRVGATLLHRTTRRQSLTDLGRAYFDQCKRVIAEADMADALADEVRTQPSGRLRVAAPVTFGTSQLAPFIADYLRDFPNMQIDLILNDRIVDPLEEGVDVVIRIGALEDSRLIGKPLAPYRLIACAAPDYLARHGTPKVPQDLIAHNCLGFAYWSPSLCCQWTFSNDDRFETVNVTGTFRSNNWAALLSAAIAGAGITLGPEIALHEALASGRLVQVLADYQGPHRPLYVLYPANRRPTAKMRHFITAMKDAFGPNPAWDALLDVQVPDDALA, from the coding sequence ATGGATCGTTTAACCAGCATGGCGGTTTTTGTCCGCGTTGTTGAGCTTGGATCTTTTGCCGCTGCGGCAAAGGATTTGGGCCTTTCGCCGCAAATGGTGGCCAAGCATGTTGTCCATCTTGAAAATCGGGTCGGGGCAACACTGCTGCATCGGACCACGCGGCGTCAAAGCCTGACGGACCTGGGCCGTGCCTATTTTGACCAATGTAAACGGGTTATTGCCGAAGCCGACATGGCCGATGCCCTGGCCGATGAGGTTCGTACCCAGCCAAGTGGCCGTTTGCGTGTGGCAGCACCCGTGACGTTTGGGACAAGCCAATTAGCCCCGTTTATCGCGGATTATTTGCGCGATTTTCCCAATATGCAGATCGACTTGATCTTAAATGATCGAATTGTTGATCCGCTTGAGGAAGGGGTGGATGTGGTGATCAGGATCGGGGCGCTTGAAGATAGCCGTTTGATTGGCAAGCCATTAGCACCCTATCGGCTTATCGCCTGCGCCGCGCCGGATTATCTGGCACGGCACGGAACACCAAAAGTTCCGCAGGATCTGATTGCGCATAATTGTTTGGGATTTGCCTATTGGTCGCCATCCCTGTGTTGCCAATGGACATTTTCCAATGATGACCGCTTTGAAACGGTGAATGTCACCGGTACGTTTCGCAGCAATAATTGGGCGGCATTATTGTCGGCCGCGATTGCCGGGGCAGGGATAACTCTGGGCCCGGAAATCGCCCTGCATGAAGCCCTGGCATCTGGCCGTTTAGTGCAGGTATTGGCCGATTATCAGGGGCCGCACCGCCCCTTATATGTGCTTTATCCTGCCAATCGGCGGCCAACAGCCAAAATGCGCCACTTCATCACGGCAATGAAAGACGCATTTGGCCCAAATCCCGCGTGGGATGCCCTGCTTGATGTGCAGGTGCCTGATGATGCGCTGGCGTGA